Proteins encoded together in one Mycolicibacter minnesotensis window:
- a CDS encoding TetR/AcrR family transcriptional regulator translates to MHPSPRERLIEAGTRLLDSEGPEALQARKVAAEIGASTMAVYTHFGGMNGLLEAIVSAAFQRFGAALASAPKTDDPMTDFFSMGYAYREFALASPQRYRLMFGLAAPQKLHVPEMPVATAAFDQLVAAVERIVATGRIRGDDTVELAGRIWSMIHGVVLLELVGTFEQDGRALSRILGPMTVDMFVGMGDSRPAAERSLRRSTELIKQRLAGADPAQAGSHRRSNKPIR, encoded by the coding sequence GTGCATCCGAGTCCGCGTGAGCGCCTGATCGAGGCCGGCACTCGCCTGCTGGACAGTGAAGGGCCCGAGGCTTTGCAGGCCCGCAAGGTTGCCGCCGAGATCGGGGCTTCCACCATGGCCGTCTACACCCACTTCGGTGGGATGAACGGGCTCCTCGAGGCCATCGTGTCGGCGGCATTCCAGCGCTTCGGGGCCGCGCTGGCCTCAGCTCCCAAGACCGACGATCCGATGACCGACTTCTTCTCCATGGGCTATGCCTACCGGGAATTCGCGTTGGCCAGCCCGCAGCGCTATCGGCTGATGTTCGGGCTCGCCGCACCGCAGAAGCTGCACGTACCCGAGATGCCGGTAGCCACCGCGGCATTCGACCAGCTCGTCGCGGCCGTGGAGCGAATCGTTGCCACCGGGCGAATCCGCGGGGACGACACCGTGGAGCTGGCCGGGCGAATCTGGAGCATGATCCACGGCGTGGTGCTCTTGGAGCTCGTCGGCACTTTCGAGCAAGACGGCCGCGCGCTGAGCCGAATCCTGGGGCCGATGACCGTCGACATGTTCGTCGGGATGGGCGACAGCCGCCCCGCCGCGGAGCGGTCGCTGCGGCGCTCAACCGAGCTGATCAAGCAGAGGCTCGCCGGCGCGGACCCCGCGCAAGCGGGAAGTCACCGCCGATCCAACAAGCCCATCAGATAG
- a CDS encoding carotenoid oxygenase family protein produces MTNPYLQGGFAPIAQEHTLTELEVTGAVPDYLDGRYLRNGPNPVGEIDPAFYHWFIGDGMVHGVRLRDGKAQWYRNRYVRGPQTAAALGEKPRPGRHGGPSGIGANTNVIGHAGRTLALIEGGISCYELTEELDTIGTCDFDGTLSGGYTAHPKRDPATGELHAVSYAFNRGNTVQYSVIGTDGRARRTVDVEVTGSPMMHDFSLTEKYVVFYDLPVTFDTRRVAAGAAPRGLRLPVRLIMSAVIGRVRIPDPITARMPMPKSSVRTMPYRWNPKYPARVGVMPREGGNADVRWFEVEPCYVFHPMNAYDEGDTVVLDVVRHPKMFDTEMRGPAEGLPTLERWTVDLADGKVRESRVDDRGQEFPRVDERLVGKRHRFGYAVSIGNGVVPDATLLKHDLIGGSTATRSFGEGKQLGEFVFQPATADATEDDGVLMGFVYDSVTDTSELAILDAATLDDVAAIHLPHRVPAGFHGNWVPTGQ; encoded by the coding sequence ATGACCAACCCGTACCTACAAGGCGGATTCGCGCCGATAGCGCAAGAGCACACCCTCACCGAGCTGGAAGTGACCGGGGCCGTCCCGGACTACCTGGACGGCCGCTACCTGCGCAACGGTCCCAATCCGGTCGGCGAGATCGATCCCGCCTTCTATCACTGGTTCATCGGCGACGGCATGGTGCACGGAGTGCGGCTGCGCGACGGCAAGGCGCAGTGGTACCGCAACCGCTACGTGCGCGGCCCCCAGACCGCTGCTGCCCTGGGGGAGAAGCCGCGTCCCGGCCGGCATGGCGGCCCGTCGGGAATCGGAGCCAACACCAACGTGATCGGGCACGCCGGGCGGACCTTGGCGCTGATCGAAGGCGGCATCTCCTGCTACGAGCTGACCGAGGAGCTGGACACCATCGGGACCTGCGACTTCGACGGCACGCTGTCGGGTGGATACACCGCGCACCCCAAACGCGACCCCGCGACCGGTGAACTGCACGCTGTCTCTTACGCATTCAACCGCGGAAACACTGTCCAGTACTCGGTGATCGGTACGGACGGGCGCGCGCGGCGCACCGTCGACGTCGAGGTCACCGGTTCGCCGATGATGCACGATTTCTCCCTGACCGAGAAATATGTGGTCTTCTATGACCTGCCGGTCACCTTCGACACTCGCCGGGTTGCCGCGGGTGCGGCGCCACGTGGCCTGCGGCTGCCGGTGCGGCTGATCATGTCGGCCGTTATCGGGCGGGTGCGCATCCCGGACCCGATCACTGCCCGCATGCCGATGCCCAAGAGCAGTGTGCGCACCATGCCGTATCGGTGGAACCCGAAATATCCTGCGCGGGTGGGTGTTATGCCCCGCGAGGGAGGCAATGCCGACGTGCGGTGGTTTGAGGTGGAGCCCTGCTATGTGTTCCACCCAATGAATGCCTACGACGAGGGCGACACCGTGGTGCTCGACGTGGTCCGCCATCCGAAGATGTTCGACACCGAGATGCGTGGCCCAGCTGAGGGGCTGCCCACGCTGGAGCGCTGGACCGTCGACCTGGCCGACGGCAAGGTCCGTGAATCACGAGTCGATGACCGGGGGCAGGAGTTTCCGCGGGTGGACGAGCGGTTGGTCGGCAAGCGTCACCGTTTCGGCTACGCCGTCAGCATCGGCAACGGTGTGGTGCCCGATGCGACGCTGCTCAAGCACGACCTGATTGGCGGGTCGACGGCCACACGGTCATTCGGCGAGGGAAAGCAGTTGGGCGAATTCGTCTTCCAGCCCGCCACGGCGGATGCCACCGAGGATGACGGGGTGTTGATGGGCTTCGTCTATGACAGCGTGACCGATACGAGCGAACTGGCGATCTTGGATGCCGCCACACTGGACGACGTCGCGGCCATCCACTTACCGCACCGTGTGCCTGCCGGATTCCACGGCAACTGGGTGCCCACCGGCCAGTAG
- a CDS encoding DUF1707 domain-containing protein, with protein MGDSERARAADQIGAAFTQGYLAMEEYETRLTQAFEAQTAGALAELVADLPAKQIRGRVSRRRAQRGAAALGVRIHLGAYVAVSVLMIGIWLATAVFAGAWYFWPVWPILGWGIGVIAHATSVTASARRSRRACS; from the coding sequence GTGGGCGACTCGGAGCGGGCGCGAGCGGCCGACCAGATCGGCGCCGCATTCACCCAGGGATACCTCGCGATGGAGGAATACGAGACGCGACTGACCCAGGCGTTCGAGGCCCAGACCGCCGGGGCGCTCGCTGAGCTGGTGGCTGATCTGCCTGCTAAACAGATCAGAGGGCGAGTCTCGCGCCGTCGGGCTCAACGCGGTGCGGCCGCCCTAGGGGTGCGGATTCACCTGGGCGCCTACGTGGCGGTGTCGGTGCTGATGATCGGCATCTGGTTGGCGACCGCGGTATTCGCTGGGGCGTGGTACTTCTGGCCGGTCTGGCCGATCCTTGGGTGGGGCATCGGTGTCATCGCGCACGCGACTTCGGTCACGGCTTCCGCTCGCCGCAGTCGCCGAGCCTGTAGTTAG